One genomic segment of Zymoseptoria tritici IPO323 chromosome 5, whole genome shotgun sequence includes these proteins:
- the MgFas1 gene encoding FAS1 domain-containing protein, whose translation METTPGVQLPPSAPDALPAPSPNSSVILSDILGTQRTINIFAGFTRDISSISTRLDASSSNTTVLAPLNSAISALPHKPWEDPRDYAAMGTEAYEGKSGEDRAHRNLRRFAEAHVVPVSPWKEGEKVETLGGGKVWWEVGKDGVALVQPGGIVVERVVSRVANGEVWVLKGVLRYA comes from the coding sequence ATGGAAACCACCCCAGGCGTCCAACTCCCACCCTCCGCCCCCGACGCACTTCCCGCCCCAtctcccaactcctccgTAATCCTCTCCGACATCCTCGGCACCCAACGCACAATCAACATCTTCGCCGGTTTCACACGcgacatctcctccatctccacccgtCTCGacgcctcctcttccaacaCCACGGTCCTCGCGCCTCTCAACTCCGCCATCTCCGCTCTCCCTCATAAACCGTGGGAAGATCCTCGGGACTACGCGGCGATGGGTACGGAGGCGTACGAGGGTAAGAGTGGGGAGGATCGCGCGCATCGGAATTTGAGACGGTTTGCGGAGGCTCATGTCGTGCCGGTTAGTCCGTGGAAGGAAGGGGAGAAGGTGGAGACGCTGGGGGGCGGGAAGGTGTGGTGGGAGGTTGGGAAGGATGGGGTTGCTCTTGTGCAGCCGGGTGGGATTGTGGTGGAGAGAGTGGTGAGTAGGGTGGCGAATGGGGAGGTTTGGGTGTTGAAGGGGGTGTTGAGATATGCGTAG